From Rhodopseudomonas palustris, a single genomic window includes:
- the rpsT gene encoding 30S ribosomal protein S20, with translation MANTSSAKKATRKIARRTAVNKSRRTQMRGSVRTVEEAIANGDREAALKAMARAEPELMRAAQRNIIHRNAASRKVSRLSHSIAKLAK, from the coding sequence ATGGCTAATACGTCTTCCGCCAAGAAAGCGACCCGCAAGATCGCCCGGCGCACCGCGGTGAACAAGTCGCGTCGGACTCAGATGCGCGGGTCTGTCCGGACCGTCGAAGAGGCGATCGCCAATGGCGACCGCGAGGCGGCGCTGAAGGCGATGGCCCGCGCCGAGCCGGAACTGATGCGCGCCGCACAGCGCAACATCATTCACCGGAACGCCGCGAGCCGAAAGGTGTCGCGTCTGTCGCACAGCATCGCCAAGCTGGCGAAGTAA
- a CDS encoding polysaccharide biosynthesis/export family protein, with protein MRVVGAFQVSIIIVATALALGGCMRRPGPVAVMQTPNTLDSMAYGGRVPPMAAAYAAPVRSGPEPAYRLDAGDRLRVVVFGQEGLTNTYSIDAAGSITMPLIGAVPARGRTPAGLAAEITARLRRGFIREPSVAVEVESYRPFFILGEVTAPGQYPYVPHMSVESAVAIAGGFTPRAQRDRVTVTHPEGGGMVREVVPLGTPLSPGDTVYVGERWF; from the coding sequence GTGCGTGTCGTAGGTGCGTTTCAAGTATCGATCATCATCGTGGCGACCGCGCTCGCGCTCGGCGGCTGTATGCGGCGGCCGGGTCCGGTCGCCGTGATGCAGACACCGAACACCCTCGATTCGATGGCCTATGGTGGGCGCGTTCCGCCGATGGCGGCTGCCTATGCGGCGCCGGTGCGGAGTGGTCCGGAGCCGGCCTACCGGCTCGATGCCGGCGACCGGCTGCGGGTGGTTGTGTTCGGCCAGGAAGGACTCACCAATACCTATTCGATCGATGCCGCAGGATCGATCACCATGCCGCTGATCGGCGCGGTGCCGGCGCGCGGTCGCACGCCGGCCGGTCTCGCCGCCGAGATCACCGCGCGGTTGCGCCGCGGTTTCATCCGCGAACCGTCAGTCGCAGTCGAGGTCGAATCGTATCGGCCGTTCTTCATCCTCGGCGAGGTCACCGCGCCGGGGCAGTATCCTTATGTGCCGCATATGAGCGTCGAAAGCGCGGTCGCGATCGCCGGCGGGTTCACCCCGCGGGCGCAGCGCGACCGGGTGACCGTGACGCATCCGGAAGGTGGCGGCATGGTACGCGAGGTGGTGCCGCTGGGCACGCCGCTGAGCCCCGGCGATACCGTGTACGTCGGTGAACGCTGGTTCTAA
- a CDS encoding DUF3551 domain-containing protein, which yields MKSLALAAVAIGALGAAQVMTAQPAAAQVEYPYCKQGAQQGYPGNCSFVSFQSCRFSAQGTGGNCVMNPRYNAWGGGYGSGFGDAYGYAPSDGMADY from the coding sequence ATGAAGTCTTTGGCTCTGGCGGCCGTCGCGATCGGCGCCCTCGGCGCAGCACAGGTGATGACGGCGCAGCCCGCGGCGGCACAGGTCGAATATCCCTACTGCAAGCAGGGTGCACAGCAGGGCTATCCCGGCAACTGCAGCTTCGTCAGCTTCCAGTCCTGCCGCTTCTCGGCGCAAGGCACCGGCGGTAATTGCGTGATGAACCCGCGGTACAACGCCTGGGGCGGCGGCTATGGCAGCGGCTTCGGCGACGCCTATGGCTACGCGCCGTCCGACGGCATGGCCGACTACTGA
- a CDS encoding S-methyl-5'-thioadenosine phosphorylase, producing the protein MTKAVLGIIGGSGIYDLPGLEDVREEAIASPWGEPSSAVRRGNIAGLPIVFMPRHDKGHRLSPSDINYRANIDVLKRAGVTDLISLSACGSFKEELPPGTFVLVDQFVDRTYKRESSFFGKGCVAHVSMAHPVSPRLRIHLAAAAEAEGISVARGGTYLCMEGPQFSSYAESMTYKQLGYSVIGMTNMPEAKLAREAEICYATVAMVTDFDCWHPDHDAVTVQDIVRVLTSNAEKAKSLVARLAQDFPREHEECPIGSDRALDAAFITAPEARDPELLKKLDAVAGRVLKA; encoded by the coding sequence ATGACTAAGGCCGTGCTCGGCATTATCGGCGGCTCCGGAATCTACGATTTACCGGGGCTGGAGGACGTCCGCGAGGAAGCGATCGCGAGCCCGTGGGGCGAGCCGTCCTCCGCGGTGCGGCGCGGCAATATCGCAGGTCTGCCGATCGTGTTCATGCCGCGCCACGACAAGGGGCATCGGCTGTCGCCCTCCGACATCAACTACCGCGCCAATATCGACGTGCTGAAGCGCGCCGGGGTCACCGACCTGATCTCGCTGTCGGCCTGCGGCTCGTTCAAGGAAGAGCTGCCGCCCGGCACCTTCGTTCTGGTCGATCAGTTCGTCGACCGCACCTACAAGCGCGAAAGCTCGTTCTTCGGTAAAGGCTGCGTCGCCCACGTCTCGATGGCGCATCCGGTTTCGCCGCGGCTCCGCATCCACCTCGCCGCGGCCGCCGAGGCTGAGGGCATTTCGGTGGCACGCGGCGGTACCTACCTGTGCATGGAAGGGCCGCAGTTCTCCAGCTATGCGGAGAGTATGACCTACAAGCAGCTCGGCTATTCGGTGATCGGCATGACCAACATGCCGGAGGCCAAGCTCGCCCGTGAGGCGGAAATTTGCTACGCGACGGTGGCGATGGTCACCGATTTCGACTGCTGGCACCCGGACCACGACGCGGTGACGGTGCAGGACATCGTCCGCGTTCTGACCTCCAATGCCGAGAAGGCCAAGAGCCTGGTGGCGCGGCTGGCACAGGACTTCCCGCGCGAGCACGAGGAGTGCCCGATCGGCTCCGACCGCGCCCTCGATGCCGCCTTCATCACCGCCCCCGAAGCGCGCGATCCGGAACTGCTGAAGAAACTCGACGCGGTGGCCGGGCGGGTTTTGAAGGCGTAA
- the recQ gene encoding DNA helicase RecQ, whose product MTRSAPRETDDDLDARMLSTLNHVFGLSSFRGQQEAIVRHVADGGDALVLMPTGGGKSLCYQLPALLRDGCGVVVSPLIALMRDQVAGLLESGVRAAALNSTLSYDEASAIEQQLLKGELDLLYVAPERLLTPRCLGLLARAKIALFAIDEAHCVSQWGHDFRPEYVGLSAIAEKFPNVPRIALTATADALTRREIAERLALTDAPCFVSSFDRPNIRYSIVDKQNAPAQLKAFIDDRHRGHSGVVYCLSRAKVEDIAETLSKSGLTALPYHAGLPPDVRARNQDRFLNEDGIVIVATIAFGMGIDKPDVRFVAHLDLPKSIEAYYQETGRAGRDGKPSEAWMAYGLSDIVQQRRMIDESSGSDAFKRVSMGKLDALVGLCESTGCRRTRLLGYFGETAQHESCGNCDNCLTPPKVIDGTVPAQKLLSCAYRTGQRFGAQHLIDVLLGRLTERVGQFGHDRLSVFGIGGEFNEKQWRAVIRQLVSLGHLAPDSEAFGALKLTETSRAVLKGEAQVMLREQTGGRPPRARSRRGDLLGAAPRETSGDPELFAALKAWRSEVAKARGVPAYVVLHDATMDGIAAVRPRTLDELRGIPGIGDKKLEIYGAALLALMGGVQR is encoded by the coding sequence ATGACCCGCTCCGCGCCTCGCGAAACCGACGACGACCTCGACGCCAGGATGCTGTCGACGCTGAACCATGTGTTCGGCCTGTCGTCGTTCCGCGGCCAGCAGGAGGCGATCGTGCGCCACGTCGCCGATGGCGGCGACGCGCTGGTGCTGATGCCGACCGGCGGCGGCAAGTCGCTGTGCTATCAGTTGCCAGCGCTGCTGCGCGACGGCTGCGGCGTGGTGGTGTCGCCGCTGATCGCGCTGATGCGCGATCAGGTCGCCGGCCTGCTGGAAAGCGGGGTGCGCGCCGCCGCACTGAACTCGACGCTGTCCTACGACGAAGCGAGCGCCATCGAGCAGCAATTGCTGAAAGGCGAACTCGACCTGCTCTATGTCGCCCCCGAACGACTGTTGACGCCGCGCTGCCTCGGCCTGCTGGCGCGGGCGAAGATCGCGCTGTTCGCGATCGACGAGGCGCATTGCGTGTCGCAATGGGGCCACGACTTCCGGCCCGAATATGTCGGCCTCTCGGCGATCGCCGAGAAATTTCCGAATGTTCCGCGGATCGCGCTGACCGCGACCGCCGATGCGTTGACCCGCCGCGAGATCGCCGAGCGGCTGGCGCTGACCGACGCCCCGTGCTTCGTCTCCAGCTTCGACCGGCCCAACATCCGCTACAGCATCGTCGACAAGCAGAACGCGCCGGCCCAGCTCAAGGCGTTCATCGACGATCGGCATCGCGGCCATTCAGGCGTGGTGTATTGCCTGTCGCGCGCCAAGGTCGAGGACATTGCCGAGACGCTGAGCAAGTCCGGCCTCACCGCGCTGCCGTATCACGCCGGCCTGCCGCCGGACGTGCGCGCGCGCAATCAGGATCGCTTCCTCAACGAGGACGGCATCGTGATCGTGGCCACGATCGCGTTCGGCATGGGCATCGACAAGCCGGACGTGCGGTTCGTCGCGCATCTCGATCTGCCCAAGAGCATCGAGGCGTACTACCAGGAGACCGGGCGCGCCGGCCGCGACGGCAAGCCGTCCGAGGCGTGGATGGCTTACGGGCTCAGCGACATCGTCCAGCAGCGCCGGATGATCGACGAGAGCAGCGGCTCCGACGCATTCAAGCGGGTCTCGATGGGCAAGCTCGATGCGCTGGTCGGCCTGTGCGAATCCACCGGCTGCCGCCGCACCCGGCTGCTCGGCTATTTCGGCGAGACGGCGCAGCACGAGAGCTGCGGCAATTGCGACAACTGCCTCACCCCGCCGAAGGTGATCGACGGCACCGTGCCGGCACAGAAGCTGTTGTCCTGCGCCTATCGCACCGGGCAGCGGTTCGGCGCACAGCACCTGATCGACGTGCTGCTCGGCCGGCTGACCGAACGGGTCGGCCAGTTCGGCCACGACAGGCTGTCGGTGTTCGGCATCGGCGGCGAATTCAATGAGAAGCAATGGCGCGCGGTGATCCGCCAACTGGTGTCGCTCGGCCACCTCGCGCCGGACAGCGAGGCATTCGGCGCGTTGAAGCTGACCGAGACCTCGCGTGCGGTGCTGAAGGGCGAAGCCCAGGTGATGCTGCGCGAACAGACCGGCGGGCGACCGCCGCGGGCCAGATCCCGCCGCGGCGATCTGCTCGGTGCGGCGCCGCGCGAAACCAGCGGCGATCCGGAGCTGTTCGCGGCGCTGAAGGCGTGGCGCTCCGAAGTGGCGAAGGCCCGCGGGGTCCCGGCCTATGTGGTGCTGCACGACGCCACCATGGATGGCATCGCGGCAGTGCGGCCGCGCACGCTCGACGAACTGCGCGGGATCCCGGGAATCGGCGACAAGAAGCTGGAGATTTACGGTGCCGCGCTGTTGGCCCTGATGGGGGGCGTGCAGCGGTAA
- a CDS encoding AMP-binding protein: MPHPTTPPGLVGPFAGMDVPWLLRLQAQTRPDHPFIIWAPFDAPARAWSYGEFHDRVGALAAGLAARGIKPGDAVLIHLDNCPEFLLSWFACVELGALAVTTNTRSAAAEIAYFADHCGAVAAITQPAYAALVADNCTRLKWIAVIGHDPGTAIPAQPVARADSFDSLFGDSADRPRRPTDPSAPCSVQYTSGTTSRPKAVLWTHANALWGAKINAAHQTLRASDVHLAYLPLFHTNALAYSMLASLWVGGSCVVQPRFSASRFWSVATAHRCTWLSTIPFCMKALLEHEMPKTHDFRLWGTAVAEPPPFAGFGIKIIGWWGMTETITHGIIAEVDQPNTPMSIGRAAPEYTIRIVGDDGAPTKVGDTGNLLIKGEPGLSLFKEYLHNETATRDSFDEHGYFITGDRVTLLEHGAIRFGDRAKDMLKVGGENVAASEIEQVVITVPGVREAAVVAKKHPMLDEVPVVFVIPQGGVAAAPPDFADRITAACTAALADFKRPREVRLVDDMPRSTLEKVAKAELRKMLAN; this comes from the coding sequence ATGCCACACCCAACCACCCCACCCGGCCTCGTGGGGCCGTTCGCCGGCATGGACGTGCCGTGGCTGCTGCGGCTCCAGGCTCAGACTCGCCCCGACCATCCGTTCATCATCTGGGCTCCGTTCGACGCACCAGCGCGGGCGTGGAGTTACGGAGAATTCCATGACCGGGTCGGGGCCCTGGCGGCCGGCCTCGCAGCGCGCGGGATCAAGCCCGGCGACGCGGTGCTGATCCACCTCGACAATTGCCCGGAGTTTCTGCTGAGCTGGTTCGCCTGCGTCGAACTCGGCGCGCTGGCGGTGACCACCAACACCCGCTCGGCAGCAGCCGAGATCGCTTACTTCGCCGACCATTGCGGCGCCGTCGCCGCGATCACCCAGCCGGCCTATGCGGCGCTCGTCGCCGACAACTGCACGCGACTGAAATGGATCGCGGTGATCGGACACGATCCGGGCACCGCAATCCCTGCACAGCCGGTCGCCAGGGCGGATTCGTTCGACAGCCTGTTCGGCGACAGCGCCGACCGGCCGCGCCGCCCGACCGATCCCTCAGCACCGTGCAGCGTGCAGTACACCTCGGGCACCACCTCGCGTCCGAAGGCGGTGCTGTGGACTCACGCCAATGCACTGTGGGGCGCCAAGATCAACGCCGCGCACCAGACCCTGCGCGCCAGCGACGTCCATCTCGCTTACCTGCCGCTGTTCCATACCAATGCGCTGGCCTATTCGATGCTCGCAAGCCTGTGGGTCGGCGGGAGCTGCGTGGTGCAGCCACGATTTTCGGCGAGCCGATTCTGGAGCGTGGCGACCGCACACCGCTGCACCTGGCTATCGACCATCCCGTTCTGCATGAAGGCGCTGCTCGAGCACGAAATGCCGAAGACGCACGACTTCCGGCTGTGGGGCACCGCGGTGGCGGAACCACCGCCGTTCGCCGGATTCGGCATCAAGATCATCGGCTGGTGGGGCATGACCGAAACGATCACCCACGGCATCATCGCCGAGGTCGACCAGCCCAACACACCGATGTCGATCGGTCGCGCCGCACCCGAATACACGATTCGCATCGTCGGCGACGACGGCGCCCCGACCAAGGTCGGCGACACCGGCAATCTGCTGATCAAAGGCGAACCGGGGCTGTCGCTGTTCAAGGAGTATCTCCACAACGAGACGGCGACGCGCGACAGCTTCGACGAGCACGGCTACTTCATCACCGGCGACCGCGTCACGCTGCTGGAGCACGGCGCGATCCGGTTCGGCGATCGCGCCAAGGACATGCTGAAGGTCGGCGGCGAGAACGTCGCGGCCTCGGAGATCGAGCAGGTGGTAATCACCGTGCCGGGCGTGCGTGAAGCGGCCGTCGTGGCCAAGAAGCACCCGATGCTCGACGAGGTGCCGGTGGTATTCGTGATCCCGCAAGGCGGCGTCGCCGCTGCGCCGCCGGATTTCGCCGACCGCATCACGGCGGCCTGCACCGCGGCCCTCGCGGACTTCAAGCGACCGCGCGAGGTCCGATTGGTCGACGACATGCCGCGCTCGACGCTGGAGAAGGTGGCGAAAGCAGAGCTCCGCAAGATGCTGGCGAACTAA
- the msrA gene encoding peptide-methionine (S)-S-oxide reductase MsrA, with product MFFMRKSTAMPSAAEALPGRPTPIPTASTHFVSGHRLQPPFPGGLEQAVFGLGCFWGAERKFWQLGDGVYTTAVGYAGGFTPNPTYEEVCSGRTGHTEAVLVVFDPARIAYDALLRTFWESHDPTQGMRQGNDVGSQYRSAIYTFGDDQKRAAAASCAAYAEALAAKGYGPITTEIAPSGPFYYADDYHQQYLAKNPGGYCGLGGTGVACPVGVGVTA from the coding sequence ATGTTCTTCATGCGCAAATCGACCGCGATGCCGAGTGCCGCCGAGGCGTTGCCGGGTCGGCCGACGCCGATCCCGACGGCGTCGACGCATTTCGTCAGCGGGCACCGGCTGCAGCCGCCCTTTCCGGGCGGGCTGGAGCAGGCGGTGTTCGGGCTCGGATGTTTCTGGGGTGCCGAACGCAAGTTCTGGCAGCTCGGTGACGGCGTCTATACCACCGCGGTCGGCTATGCTGGCGGCTTCACGCCCAATCCGACCTACGAGGAGGTCTGCTCGGGCCGCACCGGGCATACCGAAGCGGTGCTGGTGGTGTTCGATCCGGCCCGGATCGCCTACGACGCGCTGCTGAGAACCTTCTGGGAAAGCCACGATCCGACCCAGGGGATGCGTCAGGGCAACGACGTCGGCTCGCAATATCGCTCCGCGATTTACACTTTTGGCGACGACCAGAAGCGGGCGGCGGCGGCCTCGTGCGCCGCCTATGCCGAGGCACTGGCGGCGAAGGGCTACGGCCCGATCACCACCGAGATCGCGCCGTCGGGCCCGTTCTACTACGCCGATGACTACCATCAGCAATATCTCGCCAAGAATCCCGGCGGCTATTGCGGTCTCGGCGGTACCGGCGTGGCGTGCCCGGTCGGGGTCGGCGTCACGGCCTGA
- a CDS encoding AMP-binding protein has product MYPGQFAKTRPDHPAFIMASTGETVSYAELEARSNRLAHLLRNHGLQRLDHYSIFMENNNRYIEACGAGERSGCYYTCVNSYLTPAELAYILTNSESRALVTSKAKLDVAREALKECSNVTLCVVVDGDGESERIVGLAEATKDLPDTPIADESLGTAMLYSSGTTGRPKGILRPLPEQPPSEPLPLFHFLNMLWKYRDGMIYLSPAPLYHSAPQAAVGLTIRVGGTVIIMEHFDPEQYLALIEKYKVTHSQLVPTMFSRMLKLPEEVRKKYDLSTLEVAIHAAAPCPPQVKEQMIEWWGPIIHEYYGATEGLGFTACNSAEWLAHRGTVGKVMFGDLHILDDGMKPCPKGTPGQIWFKTATPFEYFNDPKKTQEARSDDGSMSTVGDVGYVDDDGYLHLTDRATFMIISGGVNIYPQECENLLITHPKVADAAVFGVPNEDLGEEVKAVVQPVEGVAAGAELEQELLAFCAQSLSRQKVPRSIDFTDEMPRLPTGKLYKRLLRDKYWGNKNSRIV; this is encoded by the coding sequence ATGTATCCCGGCCAGTTCGCGAAGACCCGTCCCGACCATCCCGCCTTCATCATGGCCTCGACCGGCGAGACCGTGAGCTATGCGGAGCTCGAAGCCCGCAGCAACCGTCTGGCGCATCTGCTGCGCAATCACGGCCTGCAACGGCTCGACCACTACTCGATCTTCATGGAGAACAACAATCGCTACATCGAGGCATGCGGCGCCGGCGAGCGCAGCGGCTGTTACTACACCTGCGTCAATTCCTATTTGACGCCGGCCGAGCTCGCCTACATCCTGACCAATAGCGAATCCCGCGCGCTGGTCACCTCGAAAGCCAAGCTCGACGTTGCCCGCGAGGCGCTGAAGGAATGCTCCAACGTCACGCTGTGCGTGGTCGTCGACGGCGACGGCGAGAGCGAGCGGATCGTCGGGCTCGCCGAAGCGACCAAGGATCTGCCGGACACGCCTATCGCCGACGAAAGCCTCGGCACCGCGATGCTGTATTCGTCCGGCACCACCGGCCGGCCGAAGGGCATCCTGCGGCCGCTGCCGGAGCAGCCGCCATCTGAACCGCTGCCGCTGTTCCACTTCCTCAACATGCTGTGGAAGTATCGCGACGGCATGATCTACCTGTCGCCGGCGCCGCTGTATCACTCGGCGCCGCAGGCGGCGGTCGGCCTCACCATCCGGGTCGGCGGCACCGTGATCATCATGGAGCATTTCGATCCGGAGCAGTATCTGGCGCTGATCGAGAAGTACAAGGTGACGCACAGCCAACTCGTGCCGACGATGTTCTCGCGGATGCTGAAGCTGCCCGAGGAGGTCCGCAAGAAATACGACCTGTCGACCCTCGAGGTCGCGATCCACGCAGCGGCGCCCTGCCCGCCGCAGGTCAAGGAACAGATGATCGAATGGTGGGGGCCGATCATCCACGAATATTACGGCGCCACCGAAGGCCTCGGCTTCACCGCCTGCAACAGCGCCGAATGGCTGGCGCATCGCGGCACCGTCGGCAAGGTGATGTTCGGCGACCTGCACATTCTCGACGACGGCATGAAGCCGTGCCCGAAAGGCACGCCCGGCCAGATCTGGTTCAAGACCGCGACGCCGTTCGAATATTTCAACGATCCGAAGAAGACCCAGGAGGCCCGCTCCGACGACGGCAGCATGAGCACGGTCGGCGATGTCGGCTATGTCGACGACGACGGCTATCTGCACCTCACCGATCGCGCCACCTTCATGATCATCTCCGGCGGCGTGAACATCTATCCGCAGGAGTGCGAGAACCTCTTGATCACCCATCCCAAGGTGGCGGACGCCGCAGTGTTCGGCGTGCCGAACGAGGATCTCGGCGAAGAGGTGAAAGCGGTGGTGCAGCCGGTCGAGGGCGTCGCCGCCGGTGCCGAGCTGGAGCAGGAACTGCTGGCGTTCTGCGCCCAGTCGCTGTCGCGCCAGAAGGTGCCGCGCTCGATCGATTTCACCGACGAAATGCCGCGCCTGCCCACCGGCAAACTCTACAAGCGCCTGCTGCGCGACAAATATTGGGGCAACAAGAACAGCCGGATCGTGTGA
- a CDS encoding FmdB family zinc ribbon protein, whose protein sequence is MPLYGFHCGNCDKDSELLVGFSDKPRCPHCGARNMERTISRPAPPGRSKGLISAARAQAAREGHFSNYSRKERGG, encoded by the coding sequence ATGCCGCTTTATGGATTTCATTGTGGGAACTGCGACAAAGACAGCGAGCTGCTGGTCGGGTTCTCCGACAAGCCGCGCTGCCCGCACTGCGGCGCCCGCAACATGGAGCGGACGATTTCCCGCCCGGCGCCCCCCGGCAGGAGCAAAGGCCTGATCAGCGCCGCTCGCGCGCAGGCTGCGCGCGAGGGGCACTTTTCGAACTACAGCCGCAAGGAGCGCGGCGGCTGA
- a CDS encoding iron-containing alcohol dehydrogenase, giving the protein MMTGRVVFGAMEEVVYGQPAATAVTEQLDRIGAQRALLMVSGTLSRTTDEIAKIRDALGSRCAGVFDAMPAHTPRSAVIAAAGQARTVQADIIVTVGGGSITDGAKAVQIFLANDITSTADIDRVRNVTAPIAPTVRQISVPTTISGGEFSAFAGVTNETTRVKEKLAHPLTMPRAAILDPAITLHTPEWLFLSTGIRAVDHCVEAICSREAHPYGDAQALRGLAMLATGLPRVKAEPTDLDARLDCQIGAWLSMGALSSGVPMGASHGIGYVLGAVFDVPHGHTSCIMLPAVMRWNRIANRDRQALVSAAMGHPGQDAGDVLDALIRVLGMPRSLQDVNVGPEHFERIATQAMGTPWVPRNPRPIEGPAQVREILELAA; this is encoded by the coding sequence GTGATGACTGGACGCGTCGTGTTCGGCGCCATGGAGGAGGTCGTCTACGGCCAGCCGGCTGCGACCGCTGTCACCGAACAGCTCGACCGGATCGGCGCGCAGCGCGCGCTGCTGATGGTGTCGGGCACGCTGAGCCGCACCACCGACGAAATCGCAAAGATCAGGGATGCGCTCGGCAGCCGCTGTGCCGGGGTGTTCGACGCGATGCCGGCGCACACGCCGCGCAGCGCGGTAATCGCCGCCGCCGGACAGGCCCGCACCGTCCAGGCCGACATCATCGTGACCGTCGGCGGCGGCTCGATCACCGACGGCGCCAAGGCGGTGCAGATCTTCCTCGCCAACGACATCACCAGCACCGCCGACATCGACCGCGTCCGCAACGTCACCGCGCCGATCGCCCCGACCGTGCGGCAGATCAGCGTGCCCACCACGATCTCCGGCGGCGAGTTCAGCGCGTTCGCCGGCGTCACCAACGAAACCACCAGGGTCAAGGAGAAGCTGGCGCATCCGCTGACGATGCCGCGCGCCGCGATCCTCGATCCGGCCATCACCCTGCACACGCCGGAATGGCTGTTTCTGTCGACCGGCATCCGCGCCGTCGATCACTGCGTCGAAGCGATCTGCTCGCGCGAAGCCCACCCCTATGGCGACGCCCAGGCGCTGCGCGGCCTTGCGATGCTGGCGACGGGGCTGCCGCGGGTGAAGGCCGAACCGACCGATCTCGACGCCCGGCTCGACTGTCAGATCGGCGCCTGGCTGTCGATGGGGGCACTGTCGTCGGGCGTGCCGATGGGCGCCAGCCACGGCATCGGCTACGTGCTCGGCGCGGTGTTCGATGTGCCGCACGGCCACACCTCCTGCATCATGCTGCCCGCAGTGATGCGCTGGAACAGGATCGCCAACCGCGACCGTCAGGCGCTGGTCTCGGCCGCGATGGGCCACCCCGGCCAAGACGCCGGCGACGTGCTCGACGCGCTGATCCGCGTGCTCGGTATGCCGCGATCGTTGCAGGACGTGAATGTCGGCCCCGAGCATTTCGAGCGGATCGCCACCCAGGCGATGGGCACGCCGTGGGTGCCGCGCAATCCGCGCCCGATCGAGGGCCCCGCGCAGGTCCGCGAGATCCTGGAGCTGGCGGCGTGA
- a CDS encoding HD domain-containing protein, translating into MNALARQPASNPAPRRRLLLASDRRDRSVDIAGILASVAEVETVPTAHLPDAPARDLSGIVVDINLRSADSVQLVRRKLLGGAYQPMPRLFVLADELHHGSMQAWALGATDTIARPFDPRDLLQRVRSAFPDPSEDTAIARAEALSDGVTAAHKVLVKMFERLHGKPLTFQDVMQAEGPILKAIKRSSLREWLATVGRHHDESYRLCLFATGFSVAFAQYLGMREEDQRRLTRAALLYDVGKAYIDVSALDNLDNLKGDLLRKYREHPRLGYEALVAEGSFPRETLDVVLHHHEMLDGSGYPDGLHGDQIADIVRITTIVDIFASLVAPRKNHTPMSPLQAFIAMENLGGKIDQRLLQAFRPVAMGG; encoded by the coding sequence ATGAATGCGTTAGCCCGACAACCCGCGTCCAATCCCGCCCCGCGCCGGCGTCTGCTGCTGGCGTCTGATCGCCGCGATCGCAGCGTCGATATCGCTGGGATTCTGGCGAGCGTCGCGGAAGTCGAGACCGTGCCGACGGCGCACCTGCCGGATGCACCGGCGCGCGATCTCTCCGGTATCGTGGTCGATATCAATCTGCGGTCGGCCGACAGCGTGCAACTGGTCCGGCGCAAGCTGCTCGGCGGCGCGTATCAGCCGATGCCGCGGCTGTTCGTGCTCGCCGACGAACTGCATCACGGCTCGATGCAGGCATGGGCTCTCGGCGCCACCGATACCATCGCCCGCCCGTTCGATCCGCGCGATCTGTTGCAGCGGGTCCGGTCGGCATTTCCGGATCCTTCCGAAGACACCGCCATCGCCCGTGCCGAAGCGCTCAGCGACGGCGTCACAGCTGCCCACAAGGTGCTGGTGAAGATGTTCGAGCGGCTGCACGGTAAGCCGCTGACGTTCCAGGACGTGATGCAGGCCGAAGGTCCGATCCTGAAGGCGATCAAACGCTCGTCGTTGCGTGAATGGCTGGCTACCGTCGGCCGCCATCACGACGAGAGTTATCGGCTCTGTCTGTTCGCCACCGGATTCTCGGTTGCGTTCGCGCAATATCTCGGCATGCGCGAGGAAGATCAGCGCCGGCTGACCCGCGCGGCGCTGCTGTACGACGTCGGCAAGGCGTATATCGACGTGTCGGCGCTGGACAATCTCGACAATCTGAAGGGCGATCTGCTGCGTAAATATCGCGAGCATCCGCGGCTCGGCTACGAGGCGCTCGTCGCCGAAGGCAGCTTCCCGCGCGAGACGCTCGACGTCGTGCTGCATCATCACGAGATGCTCGACGGCTCCGGCTATCCGGACGGACTGCACGGCGATCAGATCGCCGACATCGTCCGGATCACCACCATTGTCGATATCTTCGCGTCACTGGTGGCGCCGCGCAAGAACCACACGCCGATGTCGCCGCTGCAGGCCTTCATCGCGATGGAGAACTTGGGCGGCAAGATCGACCAGCGCCTGCTGCAGGCGTTCCGTCCGGTCGCGATGGGCGGCTGA